In Camelus bactrianus isolate YW-2024 breed Bactrian camel chromosome 10, ASM4877302v1, whole genome shotgun sequence, a genomic segment contains:
- the LOC105081030 gene encoding olfactory receptor 5AP2-like, translated as MSNHSTVTEFILWGFSNHPDLQCLLFMVFLVIYMITVLGNLGMILLIKIDSHLHTPMYFFLSNLSLVDFCYSSVIAPNMLVNFWVDNPVISFNECATQFFFFGSFAGIEGFLLTVMAYDRYVAICKPLLYTVTMSPHLNIMLVLATYLSGFINAAIHTGLTFQLSFCHSNVINHFFCDTPPLLKLSCSDTRVNEVLIFAFASFNELSCLLTILISYLYILMAILRIHSASGRYKAFSTCASHLMVVTIFFGTILFMYLRPSSSYAMDQDKVVSVFYTVVIPMLNPLIYSLRNKEVKISLGKIFKTTLFCFCI; from the coding sequence ATGAGCAACCATTCAACAGTGACTGAATTTATTCTCTGGGGATTCAGTAATCATCCAGACCTACAGTGTCTTCTTTTTATGGTATTTCTAGTCATCTATATGATCACTGTGCTTGGAAATCTCGGCATGATCCTGTTAATCAAGATTGACTCCCATCTCCACActcccatgtactttttcctcaGCAATTTGTCCCTTGTTGATTTCTGTTATTCTTCTGTCATTGCCCCTAATATGCTAGTAAATTTCTGGGTGGACAACCCAGTCATTTCATTCAATGAATGTGCCACTCAGTTCTTCTTTTTTGGTTCTTTTGCTGGCATTGAGGGCTTCCTGTTGACCGTGATGGCCTATGACCGttatgtggccatctgcaagcctctTCTTTACACAGTCACTATGTCCCCCCATCTTAACATCATGCTGGTGTTGGCCACATATCTTTCAGGCTTTATAAATGCCGCCATTCACACTGGCCTTACCTTCCAACTGTCTTTCTGCCACTCGAATGTCATCAACCACTTTTTCTGTGACACTCCACCCCTCCTGAAACTCTCTTGTTCTGACACACGTGTCAATGAAgttctcatttttgcttttgccAGTTTTAATGAACTGAGCTGCCTCCTGACTATTCTCATTTCTTATCTCTACATCCTCATGGCCATCTTGAGGATCCATTCAGCGAGTGGGAGGTACAAAGCCTTCTCCACCTGTGCTTCCCATTTGATGGTGGTCACCATCTTTTTTGGCACAATCCTGTTCATGTATCTGCGCCCCAGCTCCAGCTATGCGATGGACCAAGACAAAGTGGTGTCTGTGTTTTATACGGTGGTCATCCCCATGTTAAACCCTCTCATCTATAGTCTGAGAAACAAGGAAGTCAAAATATCCTtaggtaaaatttttaaaacaaccttATTTTGCTTCTGTATTTAG
- the LOC105080992 gene encoding olfactory receptor 5AP2 — translation MTRYMKEVQGENQTEVTEFILLGLSDNPDLQVVLFGLFLFIYMVTMVGNLGMIVLIKIAPCLHTPMYSFLSSLSFVDASSSSSVTPKMLVNLVAENKAISFNGCAAQFYFFGSFLGTECFLLAMMAYDRYAAIWNPLLYPVLMSGRICSLLVATSFLAGFGNAAIHTGINFRLSFCGSNKINHFYCDTPPLLKLSCSDTYINGIVTMAFSSFIVISCVTIVLVSYLCILIAILRMPSLEGRHKAFSTCASHLMAVTIFFGTILFMYLRPTSSYSMEQDKIVSVFYTVVIPMLNPLIYSLKNKDVKGALQKILQKQIL, via the coding sequence ATGACCAGATATATGAAAGAGGTCCAAGGCGAGAATCAAACAGAAGTGACAGAATTTATCCTCTTAGGACTCTCAGACAATCCAGATCTACAAGTTGTCCTCTTTGGATTGTTTCTGTTCATCTATATGGTAACCATGGTGGGTAATTTGGGGATGATCGTGCTAATTAAGATTGCTCCCTGTCTCCACACCCCCATGTATTCCTTTCTCAGCAGCCTCTCCTTTGTTGatgcctcttcctcttcttctgtcACCCCTAAGATGCTGGTAAACCTCGTGGCTGAAAATAAGGCCATTTCTTTTAATGGATGTGCTGCCCAGTTCTACTTCTTTGGCTCCTTCCTGGGGACTGAATGCTTCCTGTTAGCCATGATGGCGTATGATCGCTATGCAGCCATTTGGAACCCTCTGCTGTATCCAGTTCTCATGTCTGGGAGAATTTGCTCCTTGCTAGTGGCTACCTCATTCCTAGCAGGCTTTGGGAATGCAGCCATACACACAGGAATAAAttttagattgtctttttgtgGCTCTAATAAGATCAACCATTTCTACTGTGACACTCCACCCCTGCTCAAACTCTCTTGCTCTGACACCTATATCAATGGCATCGTGACCATGGCTTTCTCCAGTTTTATTGTCATCAGCTGTGTTACGATTGTCCTTGTTTCCTACCTgtgtatcctcattgccatcttGAGGATGCCCTCATTAGAGGGGAGGCACAAAGCCTTCTCCACCTGCGCCTCTCACCTCATGGCTGTCACCATATTCTTCGGGACAATTCTCTTCATGTACTTGCGCCCTACTTCTAGCTACTCAATGGAGCAGGACAAGATTGTCTCTGTCTTTTATACAGTAGTGATCCCTATGCTAAATCCTCTAatctacagtttaaaaaataaggatgTGAAAGGGGCCCTACAGAAGATCTTACAGAAACAGATACTGTAA
- the LOC105080993 gene encoding olfactory receptor 5M10 has product MSSPNHTLVTEFILLGLTDNPVSEKTLFGVFLVIYLITLTGNLGMIVLIRTNAHLQTPMYFFLSHLSFVDICYSSNITPNMLYNFLSDQKTISYAGCFTQCLLFIALVITEFYILASMALDRYVAICSPLHYSSRMSKSICLSLVTVPYSCGFLNGLSQALLTFHLSFCGSREINHFYCADPPLMMLACSDTRVKKMAMFAVAGFTLSSSLLIILLSYLFIIASILRIRSAEGRHKAFSTCGSHLTTVTIFYGTLFCMYLRSPSEKSVEQSKIIAVFYSFLSPILNPLVYSMRNKDVIQALQQMIKRNLS; this is encoded by the coding sequence ATGTCTTCCCCAAACCACACTCTGGTGACAGAATTCATTCTCCTGGGACTCACAGACAACCCAGTGTCAGAGAAGACCCTGTTTGGGGTGTTTCTGGTGATCTACCTAATCACGCTGACAGGGAACCTGGGCATGATCGTGCTGATCAGGACAAACGCCCACCTCCAaacccccatgtacttcttcctcagcCACCTGTCCTTTGTAGACATTTGCTATTCCTCCAACATCACTCCAAATATGCTGTACAATTTCCTCTCAGACCAGAAGACCATCTCCTATGCTGGATGCTTCACACAGTGTCTGCTCTTCATTGCCCTGGTGATCACTGAGTTTTATATCCTTGCTTCAATGGCGTTGGATCGCTATGTGGCCATTTGCAGCCCTTTACATTACAGCTCCAGGATGTCCAAGAGCATCTGCCTCTCTCTAGTCACAGTCCCTTACTCTTGTGGCTTCCTTAATGGGCTCTCTCAGGCACTGCTGACTTTCCACTTGTCCTTCTGTGGCTCCCGTGAAATCAATCATTTCTACTGTGCTGACCCTCCTCTCATGATGCTGGCCTGCTCTGACACCCGAGTCAAGAAGATGGCGATGTTTGCAGTTGCTGGTTTTACCCTCTCCAGCTCTCTCCTCATCATTCTCCTGTCCTACCTTTTCATCATTGCCAGCATCTTGAGGATCCGCTCTGCAGAAGGCAGGCACAAAGCCTTTTCTACTTGTGGTTCCCACCTGACAACAGTCACTATATTTTATGGAACCCTCTTTTGCATGTACTTGAGGTCCCCATCTGAGAAGTCTGTAGAGCAGTCCAAAATAATTGCAGTCTTCTATAGTTTTTTGAGCCCAATACTGAACCCGTTGGTCTACAGTATGAGGAACAAGGATGTGATCCAAGCCTTGCAGCAGATGATTAAGAGAAATCTTTCATAA
- the LOC105080994 gene encoding olfactory receptor 5M10-like: MSSPNHTLVTEFILLGLTDNPVSEKTLFGVFLVIYLITLTGNLGMIVLIRTNAHLQTPMYFFLSHLSFVDICYSSNIAPNMLYNFLSDQKTISYAGCFTQCLLFIALVITEFYILASMALDRYVAICSPLHYSSRMSTSICLSLVTVPYTFGFLNGLSQALLTFHLSFCGSREINHFYCADPPLMMLACSDTRVKKMAMFAVAGFTLSSSLLIILLSYLFIIASILRIRSAEGRHKAFSTCGSHLTTVTIFYGTLFCMYLRSPSEKSVEQSKIIAVFYTFLSPMLNPLIYSLRNKHVIRAMKQMIKGNTFHRIGL; encoded by the coding sequence atgtCTTCCCCAAACCACACTCTGGTGACAGAATTCATTCTCCTGGGACTCACAGACAACCCAGTGTCAGAGAAGACCCTGTTTGGGGTGTTTCTGGTGATCTACCTAATCACGCTGACAGGGAATCTGGGCATGATCGTGCTGATCAGGACAAACGCCCACCTCCAaacccccatgtacttcttcctcagcCACCTGTCCTTTGTAGACATTTGCTATTCCTCCAACATCGCTCCAAATATGCTGTACAATTTCCTCTCAGACCAGAAGACCATCTCCTATGCTGGATGCTTCACACAGTGTCTGCTCTTCATTGCCCTGGTGATCACTGAGTTTTATATCCTTGCTTCAATGGCGTTGGATCGCTATGTGGCCATTTGCAGCCCTTTACATTACAGCTCCAGGATGTCCACGAGCATCTGCCTCTCTCTAGTCACAGTCCCTTACACTTTTGGCTTCCTTAATGGGCTCTCTCAGGCACTGCTGACTTTCCACTTGTCCTTCTGTGGCTCCCGTGAAATCAATCATTTCTACTGTGCTGACCCTCCTCTCATGATGCTGGCCTGCTCTGACACCCGAGTCAAGAAGATGGCGATGTTTGCAGTTGCTGGTTTTACCCTCTCCAGCTCTCTCCTCATCATTCTCCTGTCCTACCTTTTCATCATTGCCAGCATCTTGAGGATCCGCTCTGCAGAAGGCAGGCACAAAGCCTTTTCTACTTGCGGTTCCCACCTGACAACAGTCACTATATTTTATGGAACCCTCTTTTGCATGTACTTGAGGTCCCCATCTGAGAAGTCTGTAGAGCAGTCCAAAATAATTGCAgtcttttatacttttttgaGCCCAATGCTCAACCCATTGATCTACAGTTTACGGAATAAGCACGTGATCCGTGCCATGAAGCAAATGATTAAGGGAAATACCTTTCATAGAATTGGACTTTAG